The stretch of DNA TTATTCATTGTGCAGTGGAGATTCCATGGTCAATTTTTTAGCCTAACTTGCGCACACATGGAAAGGTTGTAGACATAACTCCAAGTTCTGGTTCAATGATGACATTTTCTTTAAAGAAACTTACCTTCTCCAAAAAACAAATTGTGCCTTTGCTTTTAATTCCAAAGGGTAAGGATCTTTAGTATATTGTTGATTTGGTCAagcaaaaaaaactaaaaactgcTATTGACTCCAAATATCGTCTAACCAAGGCTGAAGATGGTTGGGCTAAGAGTATTGATGGTCATGCAACTGGGAAGATAATTTGAGTTCTAATTTATGCACTATAGTAGTCTATAATATATGTACAAATAAACtttattatatatgaatttcTAGGATAATACTGTGCAATTTTACTTTGAGGTGACATGaatcatacatatatattttttgtactgTAAAACAACTTCATTCAAGGGAAATATACAGCAGAATTTAAAACACCATTGCTTTGATAAATTCCATACAaagagatttttaaaattagtcatttgtttaatatttgtttctttCAGGTTTTGTTAAATAAGATAATTCAGACATGCACCTAATAGAGATTTGGATTTTGTGTACTCAACAAATACGTATCAACAGAGCTAGATGATATGGTTCTTAGTATGagattgtatttttaaatttgttttggtGAAATCGGATTTTCAGGAAATTGTGATGGAAGAACGATATTTATTTAGTTGAAATGGAAGAACGATTTGAAACTTAATTTTTACGATTTTGTGAGACGAAGAACAAAATTGAACAATAATAATGGATGGATAACCATTTATCGAAACAACTCATTAATCTATTCACAATTCACtgaaagttattaaaaaaaaatccaattcatCCACTATCATATTTTCAATGGATGGATAACCACTTGAGTTATTCAGCCCGTTCCCTGCTCCTGTGTGACCCGCCCTCTCTCCAATCTGTCCACACTCAACCTGACCACCTCTTGCGACCCAAAATCCATCTAATCTAATGGAATGCAATGACAAGTAGCTCACCGAATGTAGTAGATCGCTACATTTTTTAGAGCAATGTTCACCACTCATTCATTCCTATCCAAAAAACAACAATGCCAAATATAAAGTATCTTATTCCTCCCTCCCTATCTACATTGCAGTGCACCTAAATCAAAAAGAATGAAATCAGTGAATTACCAATTCAATGGCCTCTATTTCAGCCACTTCTCTTACCTTTCAACCTACcctcaatttaataatatgcTTTATTATTTCTTCAGTTACGAATCTTCACTGAGCAGAATTGAGATTATGTTTCTTCCccacaaaaataacaaaactaGAACTATAACAATTCCTTGAACAAACTGAACATCTATTTACCAATTTTATGCTCATTTACTTTTTTCCCTAATCCTTATTGTGTActtaagagaaaataaattaaaaagctGTCAGAAAGTGAGTACAAAAGAAGAGGGTCAAAGAATTATTGAACTGAAATTGAAGCATTGCAAATTGAAATTTTAGATTTGCACTCATATCAGCTCAAAAACAGAATAAATTGCAAACCCACAACCTCATACAGCAAATTGTGAAAAAATGACACTTAACAAACAAGATTaccaaaatataaattgaaatcgCAAACTGGAATGATTTGAAAAGATAATAGAACTTACTTGCTACTGCAAATCGGGAAGTGAAATGAGAAAGATAAATTTAGGattgtttgaaattgaatttaagattTTTGAGATTAGGGTTCGTTGAAGATAGTGGAGAGAAAAGTGTTTGAGAAAtgcaaagaaaaagaaaaggtttCTCAGTGTTTGTGGAAGGAAGTGTAGCTGCATTTTCATGGTACAAGACCATAAAATTTATCAGTCAGCTCACAGTCTTCATAAGCTCCATCAGTTAGTTCCATCAGCTCTCAATCAGTGAGTTCATCACCTCCCAATCAATCCTTATTAGCTTTGTTAGTTAGCTCAGCAGCCAATCTTCTCATCCTGCATAGACCCAAgttttcaaatatcttaaaaaaaGTATGTTTCTTCAATGGTTTAGTCATGATGTTTGTAACTAGATCTTCAGTGCCACAATTCTCTCAAGTACTTAAGTGTTTCTTTTTAAAGGCTTTGCATTTGCTACAGCATTGCCATTTATGTAAACTGGAATAATATACATATCAACAATATAGCTTTTATAGGAAAAAGAGTTgaatttctcaattcaaatggCTTCTAACTAATTTAGTTTCAACCGCAAGCTAAACATTGAAGAAGTAATAGGCACAAGAAAGGAAATTCATGCAGCTTGAAAATGGAGTTAACTTCAAGATTCTGTTAAATTAAACCACACAATTGGAGCATCCAATGAAATTAACACCAAACTACTTTTGATCATTATCATTCAAAGAACAATTATTAAGCATATTTGTTAGTTATACAAATTAACTAcaatagttagttagttagttaaacTAGTTATTTGACGTACTTGAACAATTCTCctattattcaatatttttttttacttttttctcattttatgatttttagcATCATCTTTGTTTCTATTGAATTCTATCATTCTATGGTTATGTAACAATATTAGGAtacaaagaaaatttatttgcaGATGTTAAtcattacaataattaatattttaaagacaaATAATGCATCAATGGTTACAAAATTACAAAGTGAAACTCAAATCTGGTTCCTACACAAGACCAATAACTGGTGATGTTTCATTGTTTCCACTGCTCTTTCTCCTAGGCTTTGCCTATCCAAGCATCATTATAACATCTTTCATGGTTGGTATGTCCTTAGGAAGCTTAGCACTGCAAACTAAAATCATCCCTTCTATAGCATGTCTGCAGATTCCTACACTTGGATCTAATCTTCCTTCTACAATGTCTACACTCCAAATTCATGATCTAAAGGCCTCTTTCCTGTGAGAAGCTCCAATAAAACTACTCCATAACTATAAACATCAATCTTTTGTCAATTCATAAACAATTCAAATGTTATCAATGTAATAAATCCAAGAAAGAACAAATATCTCTTAACAAATTCCTTATATAAGAAATGTATTTTAACAAATTCATTTAAAGTTATGATCTTTGAGATTTTAACTAGATTGAAGTAGTATACTATTTGAATGAATGTAACGATGAATAACTAGAGGATAACAATCATGGTGAAGATAAGCGAGTTCTTGAGCTATGTTATATCTTGAAACCCAATCTACAAGCTGTCTAACTGCTTGCTTCCTATGCAAGGCATCTCCAATATTTCGATTCTGCAGAATTTCATACGCTATCATCACATTGTGAAGAAATCCAAATAGTCTAACAATGTTTTTGTGATAATGTTAAGATCAAAAACTTCAAAGTAACGCTATGTAATGATAAGAAGAACTTCCAACACTATTAGGGATGcaaagaaaaggaagaaagacACACTAGAGGGTTTTAGCCacataaatatgttaatttaataaaggaaATGTTTCCCTGTTACAACGCGAAAGAAACTTGAAAATAAGACAGTTCTGCCACGTATCCtttacaattaaaaagaattgagagttgaaattaataaatactaGCAAATAAGACATCCATGAATAGTTTTGTCAGGGATACGAAAACCAGACGGAGTTGTTATCTTTCGCAGTGATGGCCTTGATATTACAATTGACGCAACATCATCAGCATTAGCATGCACTTTATTACAACCCTTCAAATTGATCTCTCTCAGTTTGGTGCAATTTTCTACCACATGCTTCACTCCCTTCTCTGTGACCTCGCGGCAATTTTCCACTAATAGTTGCAACAACCCACTACAACACTTTGAGATGTCATAAAGTGTTTCATCATTAACACTTGCATGTGACAAGTTCAACACCTCAAGTTGGGGAACTTCAAAGTTCATACCAACAAGTTGGTCCACTCCTGAACAGTAGGCTAATTTCAATTGCCTAATCTTCGAAAATCTCCTTAAAACTTGACCAATACCTTGTTCAGATATGCCATCGCAGTGGCTCAAATCAAGCAGCTGCAAATTGGGGAAAAGGGAAGCAAGCATTGTAATGCTTTCATCTCTTAACCATGGATTGAGAGCCAAATGGAGAGACTTTAATCGATGGCTTACAACACAGTCTATCATCAAAGAATTAGAATTCTTTCCAATACAGGTCTCTTGCATTGTGATCTCAATAAGTGAAGGACAGTTCCTAACGAGTGCAAACAAGGATAATTCTGTGAGCTTCCAAAATTGAGTGAAGTTGACCGATACCAAATCACCAAGAAACAAAGACAACTGGAGAACACGTTCATCATTCAAAAAGTAATCATTCCGTCCCTCAATATGTCGAATAGCCAAATGTTGGATATGTTGACACTTAGATATCAAACGATAGATTCCATCATAACTATAGCCGGGGCAATATTGGAGGGCAAGTCTCCTCAAAGGAAGACCTTCCATCGCAATAGACGACAGCAACTGATCCGAGATTCGAACACACGAAAGTTCAAGACAAGTCAAGCTCTTCAAAGTCACCAACGAATCAATGAAATGTGAAGTAACAAAAGTTGCATATCGTTTTCCCATATGAGCAATATTTGTAAAGGACAGAGATTTCAATGTTGGTCTCTGGAGGAGAGCAGAAGCAATACCAGCATCAGTTATGTTAGAACAGTTAAACATGGTTGCTTCCTCGAGAAGCTTACAGTTTTTGAACAAGTGGAAAATAATTTTGTCGTCGATGTAGTGATGATGAGAGATGTTAAGTTTGCGGAGTTTTGAAAAGGCCGATGAAAGAGGTTGTAGGTGATCTGTATCGTAGAAGCAATTGGGGCCGCAAAGTATGGGATCACTGAAATCGAGTTGTTCGAGTAAAGGAAAACAATGTGCTATAAAGAAGAGATCAAGACAATCGATAAAACCAATGTTGGAACAAATAAGAGAGGTTAAAGTTGTAATATTTTTGGAGAAAGCTTGTAATCCCTTAGCGGGAATTTTGGATAGGTTGGAGAGATTGAGTGATGTGAGTGTCTTGAATGGGAAGTTAGAGATTTGGCAGAGAAGTTTGTTAGGGTTACCGATGAAGGAGGAGAGATCGAGGGAGGTGAGGTTGTTGAATCTATGGAAGAGACGATGGAGAGAAGGACGGGTTGGATAACAGATAGTGAGAGAGGATTTGAGAGGGTTGGTCATAGAGAGGAAATTTTTGGAGACGAGGGAGAGAGATTCTAAACAGCGATTGTCGTCTTTGAGAAAATTGAAGATAGATTCCCAAATTTCATCAGGTAAATAAAAATCAGTAGTAGCAACACCAGTTCTTGTTCTTTTTCTGTTTGGTTCTGGACTTCTTAACAACGCCATTGTTTTTCCGTTCTTCATCGATGCCGCGATTAACTGAGTGATTTGGTTGTTTTAGGTTGAGTGACAATATATAGGGGAAGAATATAtgatctttttttaattaaagatatatttttaaaaaagaaatagtaTTATCTTCAAAAGTTCACACTAATTATCTTTCCGAATAATAAGATACGATATTCTTTTTACTAAagatatatcttaaaaaaagtAACGTGTTATCTATTGTCTCgacaaaataaaaagttaaatagatttttattttaatattttgtcagcttttaaatttttattattattattaattatttaaatttgaatggATAGATGTGAGCTTAAGATTCTGTTTTGTGTTTGGAATTAAATTTATCCAATTTCAAATTGgtcaaagaaataaataaatacataaatgtaCACGATTCCTCCCGtaaatatgttgtttttgtcGAATATTGATATATAGTGGAAGTGCAAtgatatttttcctttttgaaTCCATATTCAATATCTtgagctatatatatataagtattttataaattttggatttgaTCCGGAGATAAATTTTATTGCCATATAATAATAAtgcttattatatttatatcagGAAATAAAGATTTATATACGATTTCagtgatttaattttattaatatttattctggaa from Cicer arietinum cultivar CDC Frontier isolate Library 1 chromosome 3, Cicar.CDCFrontier_v2.0, whole genome shotgun sequence encodes:
- the LOC101493919 gene encoding F-box/LRR-repeat protein 14-like, which gives rise to MKNGKTMALLRSPEPNRKRTRTGVATTDFYLPDEIWESIFNFLKDDNRCLESLSLVSKNFLSMTNPLKSSLTICYPTRPSLHRLFHRFNNLTSLDLSSFIGNPNKLLCQISNFPFKTLTSLNLSNLSKIPAKGLQAFSKNITTLTSLICSNIGFIDCLDLFFIAHCFPLLEQLDFSDPILCGPNCFYDTDHLQPLSSAFSKLRKLNISHHHYIDDKIIFHLFKNCKLLEEATMFNCSNITDAGIASALLQRPTLKSLSFTNIAHMGKRYATFVTSHFIDSLVTLKSLTCLELSCVRISDQLLSSIAMEGLPLRRLALQYCPGYSYDGIYRLISKCQHIQHLAIRHIEGRNDYFLNDERVLQLSLFLGDLVSVNFTQFWKLTELSLFALVRNCPSLIEITMQETCIGKNSNSLMIDCVVSHRLKSLHLALNPWLRDESITMLASLFPNLQLLDLSHCDGISEQGIGQVLRRFSKIRQLKLAYCSGVDQLVGMNFEVPQLEVLNLSHASVNDETLYDISKCCSGLLQLLVENCREVTEKGVKHVVENCTKLREINLKGCNKVHANADDVASIVISRPSLRKITTPSGFRIPDKTIHGCLIC